The Schaalia dentiphila ATCC 17982 sequence CGGATTCTCGCCCAGCATCAAGAACCTGCTGCCGGACATTCAGGCCTTCAAGCCCTCCGTGCTCCTCGTCGTCCCCCGCGTCCTCGAGAAGGTCTACAACGCGGCCTCCTCCAAGGCGGGCGGCGGCTTCAAGGGCCGCATGTTCGCGTGGAGCGCCAAGCAGGCACGCACCTTCTCCGTCGCCTCCGCGAAGACCTTCGGCCCCGGCCTGTTCAAGAAGATGCGCCACGGCATCGCCGACGCGCTCGTCCTCAAGAAGATCCGCTCGGTCCTGGGCCCCAACCTGCGCTACATCGTCTCCGGCGGCGCACCCCTGGCCACCGACCTCGCCCACTTCTACGCCGGCATGGGCATCACCCTCATCCAGGGCTACGGCCTGTCCGAGACCACCGGCCCGATCTCCGTCCAGCAGATCGGCAAGAACCCCGTCGGCGGCGTCGGACTGCCCCTGCCCGGCAACTTCATCAAGATCGCCAAGGACGGCGAGATCCTCGTGCGCGGCCAGTCCGTCATGCCCGGCTACTACCACCTGCCTGAGCAGACCGCCGAGGTCATGCCCGACGGCAAGTGGTTCCACACCGGCGACCTGGGCTCGATCGATCGCAAGGGCCAGCTAACAATCACGGGCCGCAAGAAGGAACTCATCGTCACCGCGGGCGGCAAGAACGTCTCCCCCGAGGTCCTCGAGGACTCCCTGGCCACGCACCCACTCATCGCGAACGTCATCGTCGTCGGCGATCAGCGCCCCTACGTGGGCGCGCTCTTCACCCTCGACGCCGACATGCTGCCCGACTGGCTGGCCAAGCACGGCCTGCCGCAGTGCTCGCCCACCGAGGCGGCCGAGCTACCCGCCGTACGCGAGTCTCTCGAGAAGGCCGTCGAGCGCGCCAACAAGGCCGTCTCCCGCGCCGAGTCGATCCGTAAGTTCCGCATCATCGACGCCACCTTCACCGTCGAGAACGGCTACGTGACACCGTCGATGAAGCTGCGCCGCCGCAAGGTCATCACCGACTACGCCCACGAGATCGACGCACTGTACGGCGGTCCTGTCTCCGCCGAGCAGCCCAAGAAGCGCGGGCTTTTCGGCCGCGCCAAGAAGAACTGATCCAACCGCGCACGGCGCACCGCGCCCACCCCACGAAAGGACCGCAATGACGGTACGCAGGCTCGCCGACGGCTCATGGGAGTCAATCGCGACACGAGAAGCCACCGAGGACATGAACCTGCCGAAGATGCTCCACCAGCGCGTGGCATCTCACCCCGGGCAGGTCGCGATCGAGCGCCGTTCCAACGTCGGTGCGTGGCGTCACGTCACGATGGAGACCTTCCTCGGCGAGGCCGACTCGATTGCGCGTGGCCTCATCGGCATCGGGCTCGAAGCCGGCGACCACCTGGCGATCCTGGCCCCCACCTCCTACGAATGGGCGCTCATCGACGTGGCCGCGCTGTCCTGCGGTGCCATCACCGTGCCGATCTACGAGACGGACTCGGCCTCGCAGATCGCGCACATCCTGGCCGACGCCGACGTGCGCATCGTCATCACGGCCACCACGCAGCAGGCCGAGCTGGTCGAGTCCGTGCGTACCGACGGCGTGCGCCATATCCTCTCCCTGGACCGCGGCGCCGAGCGCGTCCTGACCGGTGCCGCACAGGGCGTGAGCGTTGAGCAGGTGCGCGAGCGCACCGACGCCGTCAAGCTGAGCGACGAGGCGACGGTCATCTATACCTCCGGCACGACCGGCATGCCCAAGGGCGTCGTGCTCACGCACGGCAATTTCATCTCGCCGATGCTGCAGGCGTACGACTTCCTGCCCCTCCTCATTAACGACCCGAAGTCGCGTTCCCTGCTCTTCCTGCCGGTCGCCCATGTGCTCGCACGTTTCGTCATGTACTGCCTGCTCGCAGGCCAGGGCATCACCGCTTTCTCCCCCGACACGCGCAACCTGGTCAACGACATCGCGACCTTCAAGCCAACAATGCTCCTCGTTGTCCCGCGAGTCATGGAGAAGGTCTACAACGCCGCGGCGGCGAAGGCTGGCGGCGGCATAAAGGGCCGCATGTTCGCTTGGGCCGCCAAGCAGGCGCGCGCCCTGTCCACGGCCACCGCCTACGTGGATTCTCCCCTGCCCGAGTCCGCCGTTGCCGGCCCCGGCCCGGACACGACGCCCATTCCCGACGCCTCCGCGATGCCCTCACCCGGTCCGTCGACCGCGCTCAAGCTGCGCGGCCGCGTCGCCGACGCGCTCGTCCTGTCGAAAGTCCGCGCGATCCTGGGCCCGAACCTGCACACGATCATCTCGGGTGGCGCTCCCCTGGCCCTCGACCTGGCGAACTTCTTTCGCGGCCTGGGCATCACGCTGCTGCAGGGCTACGGCCTGTCCGAGACGACCGGCCCGATCTCCGTGGAGACGCCGCAGGACTTCCCGCCGGATTCAGTGGGCTTCCCGTGGCCGGGCAACCGTATGAAGATCGCTCCCGACGGCGAGCTGCTCGTTCAGGGTATCTCCGTGTCGAAGGGCTACCACAACCTGCCCAAGGCCACGGCCGAGGCCTACGTCGACGGCTGGTTCAAGACCGGCGACCTCGCCTCCATCGACGATCGTGGCCACCTTCGGATCACGGGCCGCAAGAAGGAACTCATCGTCACCGCGGGCGGCAAGAACGTCTCGCCCGAGATCCTCGAAGAGTCCCTGTCGACGCACCCGCTTATCGCGAACATCATCGTAGTCGGCGATAACCGCCCGTACATCGGCGCACTCATAGCCCTGGACACGGAGATGCTCCCCGAGTGGCTCGCGGCCCACGGCCTGCCCGTCGTGGACGCGGCGCAGGCCGCAAACCTGCCCGAGGTGCGCGACTCGCTCGAGAAGGCGATCGCCCGCGCCAACAAGGCGGTCTCTCGTGCCGAGTCGATCCGGCGCTACCGCATCGTCAATGCTGCCTTTACCGTAGAGAACGGCTACATGACCCCCTCTCTCAAGCTCAAGCGCCACCGCGTCTTGGCCGACTACGCCGACGAGGTCGACGCCCTGTACGCTTCGGGCGAGGCAGAGAAGAGCCAGGAGTAACCCGGCAACCTTCCCGGTGATTGCGCACCAACAAAGCGGCCCCGGCCTCGTGCAATGACGAGGTCGGGGCCACTTCGTGCGTTGACGCCTCCTAATCCCGGCTATTGCGACCAGCGACGAATGCGCAGAAGAGAGCGAGGAGGACAGCGACGCCCGCGACGGGCAGCGGAATCCAGTACGCCAGACGGTAGGCAAACTCAATGATTGCGGCGATCGCCATCGCGACCACCAGGAACAGGTGGAAGGCCCGCGACCACAGGAATCCGCTCGATCCACCGCTCCACAGAGACACGAGCGTCATCAGCAAGAAGACGAACGCAACCGTATAGAGCACGCCCACCATGCCCATCAGCCACGTATGCCGGGCCTCGGCTTGCACGAGAACACACAAGCTCAGGTTTCCGATGCCCGCCACAAAGCTGCAGCTCAGGCCAAAGACGCGCGATCGACCGACCCCGCGTGCCATGAGCGCGGAGATCGTGAGCGCGGCTGCGATGCCCATGAGCACAATGACGATTAGGTGGACCCAAGCTGGCCAGTAGTACATGTGGCCGAAATAGCGGTAACCAGGAACCATAAGGCCCATCCTAACCGTTCACGCTACTGGGCAGCTGCGTCGCGCGCGGCCTCCTTCGCGAGAACCTCGGCGAGGTACTGGCCGGTGAAGGATTCCCCGACCTTCGCGACCTCCTCGGGCGTGCCCTGCGCGACGACCGTGCCTCCTCCAGCGCCGCCTTCGGGACCCATGTCGATGATCCAGTCGGCGCTCTTGATGACGTCCAGGTTGTGCTCAATGACGATGACAGTGTTGCCCTTGTCAGCAAGCGACTGGAGGACCAGGAGGAGCTTGCGGATGTCTTCGGAGTGCAGGCCGGTCGTGGGCTCGTCGAGCACGTACACCGTGCGTCCGGTCGAGCGTCGCTGCAGCTCGGAGGCCAGCTTCACGCGCTGCGCCTCACCGCCCGACAGGGTCGTGGCGCTCTGGCCGAGGCGCACGTAGCCCAGGCCCACCTCGACGAGCGTGTTGAGGTGGCGGGCGATGCGAGAGATCGGCGCGAAGAACTGCGCGGCCTCGGCGATCGGCATGTCGAGGACGTCCGCGACGGTCTTGCCCTTGTACTCGACCTCGAGGGTCTCGCGGTTGTAACGTGCGCCGTGGCAAACCTCGCAGGGCACGTAGACGTCGGGCAGGAAGTTCATCTCGATCTTCAGGGTGCCGTCGCCCTTGCACGACTCGCAGCGTCCGCCCTTGACGTTGAAGGAGAAGCGTCCCGGACCGTAGCCGCGTACCTTCGCCTCCTGCGTCTCAGCGAATAGCTTGCGGATCTGATCCCACACGCCGGTGTAGGTCGCCGGATTCGAGCGCGGCGTCCGACCAATCGGGCTCTGGTCAACATGCACGACCTTGTCGAGCTGTTCGATACCCGTGATTGTGCGGTGGCGGCCGGGCACCATGCGCGCGCCGTTGAGGCGCGAGGCCAGGGTGCGATACAAGATACCGTTGACAAGCGTCGACTTACCGGAACCAGACACGCCGGTGACGGCAGTGAGCACGCCGAGCGGGAAGGACACGTCAACGTTCTTCAGGTTGTTTTCGCGAGCACCCTTGACGGTCACCACGCGCTTCTTGTCGATCGGGCGGCGGGTCGGAGGCAGGACGATGCGGCGCTTGCCCGACAGATACTGGCCGGTCAGCGACTTGCGGTTCTCCAACAGTTCCGACAGCGGGCCCGAGTGCACGACCCAGCCGCCGGTCTCACCGGCACCGGGTCCAATGTCGACGATCCAGTCGGCGGCCTCCATCGTCTCCTCGTCGTGCTCGACGACGATGAGCGTGTTGCCAAGGTCCCTCAGGCGCTCGAGGGTGGCGATGAGCTTGCGATTGTCGCGCTGATGCAGGCCGATCGACGGCTCGTCAAGGACGTAGAGGACACCGACGAGGCCGGAGCCGATCTGCGTGGCCAGGCGGATACGCTGTGCCTCGCCACCCGAAAGAGTGCCCGCACCGCGCGACAGCGTCAGGTAGGTGAGTCCAACGTCAACGAGAAACGCGAGACGAGCCTCGATCTCGGTGAGGATCGGCGCGGCGATCGAGCGTGCGCGCTGCTCGAGCTCGACGTCCGCGAGGAACGCGCGCGCATCCGCGATAGACATGTCAGACAGCTCCGCGATCGACTTGTCGCCGATGCGCACGGCCAGCACCTCCGGACGCAGGCGCGCACCGTGGCACGTCGGGCACGGGATCTCGCGCATGTAGGAGTCGAGCTTTTCGGACACTGCCGCGGACTCGGTTTCCTCGCGCTTGCGCTCAATGTACTTGACGGCGCCCTCGAAGCCCGTCGTGTAGGAGCGCTCGCGCCCCCATCGGTTACGGAACTTGACCGTGACCTCGTAGTCCTTGCCGTACAACACGGCGTCCTTGACCTTCTTCGGCAGGGACTTCCACGGCGTGCCCATCGCGAAGCCCAGCTCCTTGGAGAGGGATTCGAGGAGCTTCTTGTGGTACTTGAAGTTCGAGTTCCAGACAATGACGGCACCGTCGGCGAGGGAAAGCTCCTCGTCGGGAACGACCAGCTCGGGGTCAACCTCGAGGCGGAAGCCCAGTCCCGAGCAGTCCGGGCAGGCACCGTAGGGTGCGTTGAAGGAGAAGGTACGGGGCTCGATCTCGTCGAGCATCAACGGGTGATCGTTGGGGCACGCACGTTTTTCGGAGAAGCGGCGTCGACGCTCGGGATCATCGGCGTCCAGGTCGACGCAGTCGATGACGACGAGGCCGTCGGACAGGCGCAGGGCGGTCTCGACGGAGTCGGTGAGGCGCTGGCGCATTCCCTCGCGCACGACGAGACGGTCGACGACGACCTCGATGGTGTGCTTGAGCTTCTTCTCGAGCTTGGGAGCGTTCTCGAGGCGAACCATCTCGTCGTCGATGATAGCTCGCGTGTAGCCCTCTGAGCGAAGCTCGTCGATGAGGTCCTGGTACTCGCCCTTGCGGCCACGCACGACCGGAGACAGGACCTGAAAGCGCGTGCCCTCGTCCATCGTGCGCACGCGGTCGACGATCTGCTGGGGCGTCTGCGCCTGAATACGAGCCCCGCATTCCGGGCAGTGTGCAACGCCGGCGCGCGCGTAGAGCAGACGCAGGTAGTCGTGGATCTCCGTGATCGTGCCCACCGTCGAGCGCGGGTTGCGCGACGTCGACTTCTGGTCGATGGACACCGCCGGCGACAGACCTTCGATGAAGTCCACGTCCGGCTTGTCCATCTGTCCGAGGAACTGGCGGGCGTAGGACGAGAGGGACTCGACGTAGCGGCGCTGTCCCTCGGCGAAGATCGTGTCGAAGGCGAGGGAGGACTTCCCGGATCCCGACAGGCCGGTGAAGACGATCATGGAGTCGCGGGGCAGCTCGAGGTTCACGTCCTTGAGGTTGTGTTCGCGGGCACCCTGGATGATTAGCTTGTCATGCACCCCTCGATCCTAGCCGTCCCCTAGGCAAAAGGGCGGATGGGGGCTAGTGTTGTGCGTATGGCATTCTACGCAGTCGAATACGTGTACAACCCCTCGATGACCGAGACGATGGACGAGGTCCGCCCAACGCACCGCGCGTTCCTCTCCGGACTGCTCGAGCAGGGAATCAACATCGCCTCGGGCCCGCTCGTTGGTGAGATCCCCGGCGCCCTGATCCTCATCAACGCCGAGAGCCAGGCCGACGTCGAGCGCATCCTCAACGAGGATCCCTTCTACGTCGCTGAAGTCATCCAGGCGCGCCTGATCCGCGAGTGGAACCCCGTCATCCGGGCCTTCTGATCGGCGAAACATAAACGACTAGGAATAGGGTGGGATAATCATTGAAAACTCAGATTGACTACGTCCCTTATACACAACTAAAGCTCGATCCGCAGAACCCTCGCTTACCTGAGGAGATGATGGGCGCGAGCACCGTCGAGTTACTCAAGCTTTTCGAGCGGGAGTACGACCTTAACGAACTCGCACAAAGCTACCTCGAAAATGGCTTTTTCACCTCTGAAGCTTTGATCGTCAACCGTCAAAACAATATTGTCCTTGAAGGTAATCGAAGGTTAGCTGCGCTTAAATACCTACATCACGACGAAGAAGCACAGGCTGCGGGCATTGCAACGTTTGATGCCGGAACGAGTGAGGAAGAACAGCTCGACGATCTGTTCGAAATTCCAGTAATTTTCGTTGATGATCGCGAGTCGCTTGCACCTTACCTCGGATTCCGACACATAAATGGACCGAAACAGTGGCTCCCTTCAGCCAAAGCTAGATACGTTTGGCAACGCGTTAAAAAATGGATGGAAAACAATACAGATTCTTCGGAAGACCCATTTTACGTCATAGGCAGAGAAATTGGTTCGAACAGGGCAGGCGTGATGAGTCAGTATCTTCAGTACTCCATCCTTCGCGAGGCTCGGGACGAGTTCAAACTTAGTCACGAGACAAGTTATATTCTTTCTAAGCGATTCGGCGTTTGGTCGCGACTGAACAACAATCTGGCAGTCCTTGACCATATCGGCTTTTCACGTGATCAACGGACGTCAGCAAAGAGCATCGACGAAGCCCTGAAGGATATTGACGGAGAAAGGCTCAGCGGACTACTAAAAGACCTAACACCCGAATATGGACCCGATGGAAAATTAACACGAAAGGCCGTCATAACCGACAGCCGCCAAGTTGCAGACTATGCAGAGGTGCTTAATAATACCGAAGCCCTGCAACACCTACGCGAGTACAGGAATTTCGAAACGGCAGTTGCCATTGCTAAAGGACTCAAAGCAAATGCAATTCTGCAGGCAACAATCGACCAGTTGAAACTTGTGCGCGAGGCTATTGAGGACCCATCTGAGGTTGATGAAAAGACTCAGACATTAGCAAATCAGTTGTCCCTAATTACAGAGCAAATCACCACTGGCGTTCGATTTATTCTAAAAAACACCACTAGCTACGAAATACGATCATAATGCTAGGCGATCCCACTGTAATCTTGAACCCTGTCGATTGGAACGACGCAGCAGCACCGGAACTAGGGAGAACGCCGATCCTTGACTGGATCGAGTGCACCTGCCTATTACGATCGAATTGCGGAAATAACGAGCCGATTAATCTCCGAAACATGATTACAATATGGGAAGAGGCTGGACTTTCATTAAACCCACCGAGCACACGGACCTCAGTAGCAAATACTGCCACATCCGGAACAGAAGACAACTCCAACGAAGACGTTAATTCTAACGATAGCAACGACTTAAAATCAGACTACGTCGAGCTATTATTAGAGCAGCTTAGAGACAGAAGCGCCGTTCTGGGCAACACTTACCCTTTTAAAATATCGAAAGATATGGCAACGATACGTTTCATTCACAATCACTTTCACACGGAACTATACGCCCATCTTCTCTTACTATGCGCAATAGAAGGATACGGAAGAAAAAGTGCATTTTCTGCCGTAACAAAGGGAGAACACAATACACTGCGCCTATTTTTTGAATCCATTGTCCTTCACTGCTTAAGGAACCACGGTTACGATTGCGCCCAAATCGGCACGGGGGCGGGATCAGGTAACTTTTATAATCGCTTACAGCACACGCTCAATCGCCTCAACCTCGGCACACCTAATCCGAGAACAAAAGTACGCCCTGGCATCAAAGACGGCGGTGCCGACATACTTGCAGGTCACTTTTGGGGAGACCGCAGGTCCCGTGAAGTGGTACACATTATTCAATGTACAGTAAGCCCACCTCAGCAATGGTCAATAAAAATTAGTGAAGCAGCTAAACCGCAATGGCACGGCCTACTGAACCAAGAATGCCCTGGGATTCCCTGCCTCGCAACACCTTACGAAACAACAGATGATGCAAGATGTGAATTTTCACTGACGCAAACACATTCATTCATCGACAGAATCAGATTGACACTAGCGGGTCAACATTTGAACCTTACCAAGATTCCAGATTACGCTACATATATTTCGATTATTAAAAAAGCTCTTGCTGTCACCTGCAGTTCGAAAGACGTCACTTAAGATCTGCCATTATCGCATTCGCTAACGCATATGCCAACATGGGCGGGACAGCATTGCCGATCTGACTGTACCGTGAAGACCGATGACCCGCAAATTTCAAATCGTCGGGAAACGACTGCAGACAGGCCGCTTCTTCGACGGTAATCCTGCGCAATGGCGAGTCTGTAAGCATTTGTTCGTAGCTTTTGTGCGGATAGTTTTGGAGCTCCTCATGATACTGAAGTATCCATGGTTCAGCGCCATCGCGCAGCGCTTTTTCGTCGACAATCGGTGTCCGATTTCCACCAAGCGAAGCGACAATTGTTGGCGCGGGCTCGGATAGATTAATTACCCTACCATGTCCATTGAATAACATACCCGAATAAGGGGATTTTCGAAGGACCGGATTCTTTGCGGGTACAATCTGGGCGTTTCCACAATCATTATTACCTACTTGCCCAAACTTTGGCATCTTTCTCAACGCATCGCCGCAAGCAATTGGAATCATCACCATTTCCTTAAGCCTCTCAGCATAGGAGGCATGCATACCGATCATTCCAACGAAGAACATACGTCTTCTCAACTGCGGCACCCCGTAGTCAGCAGCATTCAAAACATGAATGTTTGTATGATATAGTCCGGAAACTTCTTGTTCCATTTTTTCACGAATGTGGTTCCATTTTACGTTTGTCGCTAGTGCCTCCACGTTCTCCATTACAAAGACAAGTGGTCGTACTCGCTTGACAACTTCGAGGAAATGGAACACTTCCCGGATCCGTAGATCCTCCGGGTCCATCTTTCCGCCTACAGAAAATCCTTGGCAGGGAGGCCCGCCAATGACAATCTCAGCATCGCCTGCGGAGAGGTCGTTTGATTCGGCCAACACATCTCCACAACGGACGTCACAGTTTTCAAATAGAACGGCTGCGTTTTTCCACTCACCCTGCACCGCTTTGGATATTGTTCGATACGTATCGACCGCATCTCGATTGATGTCTGCTGAGAACACCGGAATGAAGCCGGCTTTAGCGAAACCTAAGTCGAGTCCACCTGCACCTGAGTATAAGGAAATTAAACGCATAGTTTGCTTGAATCCTTCAGTTTCAAAACGTCAGATTATACTTTGGATGGGGTATTGTGTTCAAAACGATTTCTCGAAACAGCCAAGATAACAACGCTTCCTGACACGTTCTCACCCCTCCAGGGATCGGGCGAACTGGCGCGCGTAGAAGATGCGCTGAGCGACCTCGATGAGGAGGGCGGCGCAGGCACCGACGCACGCGATGACGAGCCACTCGTATCCGCTCGGCGCGACCATCGAGAAGAAGTGGCGCACGGGCGGAATGAGCACGCCGCCCACGGTCGCGGAGATGACGCTGACCAGGAGCACCCACTTCCAAGTCGAGAGCGGGCGCGACGTGATGACGAGCAGCCAGATGGCCCCCAGCATGAGGGAGAGGATCGCGGCCGTGGACTCGCGCGCCTGCGGAGGGCCGTCGACGATACCGAAGGCGGTGAGGGCAGCCGCCGCGAGGATGATACCCGTGGGCATTGCGAGCGACAGCGTGCGCTTCAAGAAACCGGGCACGTAGCGGCGCGGGTTCGGCCACAGCGCCAGGAAGAACGCGGGAATACCGATGGTCAGCGAGTCGATGTAGCTGAACTGGCGGGGCAGGAACGGGTAACGCCAGCCGACCAGGGCCGTAACGATAACGAGGACGGCGGCGTAGGTGGTCTTCGCCAGGAACAGCGAGGACACGCGTTCCATGTTGGCGATAATACGGCGGCCTTCGGACAGGACACCGGGCAGGACAGAAAACTTCGAGTCCACGAGAACAATCTGCGCGACGGCCTTCGTGGCCTGCGTGCCGTTCCCCATCGCGATACCCAAGTCGGCGTCCTTGAGCGCGAGGGCGTCATTCACGCCATCTCCCGTCATCGCCACGCAGTGATCGCGTGCCTGGAGCGCGCCAACCATCGCACGCTTCTGCTCGGGAGTCACGCGCCCGAACACGTCGTGGTTCTCGATCGCGTCGATGAATGCCTCAGAGGTCAGGTCTTCAGGCAGATCGCGCGCGTCCATGAGGCGCGCGGGCGTACCGTCGGGCGCGGTCAGGCCAGCCTGCGCGGCCAAAGCACCCACCGTCGTCGGGTTGTCACCCGAAATGACGCGGACGTGCACATCCTGGGAACGGAAGTAGTCGAGAGTCTCGGCGGCGTCAGGGCGCAGGTCCTCCTCGAGGACCACAAGGGCGGCAACCGAACGGCGTGCGGGAAGCTCGTCATCGACCACAGCCTCGTCGGCATGGACGAGGGCCACCACGCGGGAGCCCTCCTGCGCGATGCCGCGCACCTTCGCGAGGAGCTCGGCGTTGGCGGCCGAGGCCTCGTCAATGACGAACTCGGGGGCGCCGAGAATCCAGGATTCCCTCCCGCTCCCCCACGCGCTCCACTTGCGGGCCGAGGAGAAGGGGACAGACCACTCGATCCGCTCGGACGCGCCGGAACACTCAGATTCGCCCAGGTGCTCCCAGATGGCCTCCGCCGTCGCGTTGGTGCGGTCGCTCGCTGCGCTTGCCAGCGCCCGGAGGACCACGGCTTCGTCACCGGAAACGACCTCAACGCCACGCACTCGAATACCGCCGGTCGTCAGCGTACCCGTCTTGTCGAGGCACAGGCAGTCCACGCGCGCAAGGACCTCGACGGCAGGAAGTTCCTGGACGAGCACGCCCCGGCGTGCCAGCGTCGCCGAGCCGATCGCGAAGTTCATGGACGTCAGGAGCACCAGGCCCTGCGGGATCATGCCGATCACCGAGGCGACCGAGAGCACGAGGGCCTCGCGCCAGTCTCCCCCGTGTCCGCCGGCGATGCGATTTTGCGAGTAGAAGGTCAGGACGACGATCGGAAGCAGCATGACGGAGACGACCTGCAGCACCCGGTTAATCGACGTCTGGATCTCCGAGACCGTACGCGTGAAGGCGCGCGCCTGTTCGGACAGGCCCTGCGCGTAGACGCGCTCACCGACAGCCGTGGCCACCATGCGGCCAGCACCGGCGACGACGCTCGTGCCAGCCAACAGCTGATCGCCCTGCTTTTTCTTCACCGGGCGCGACTCGCCGGTCAGCAGCGACTCATCGATTTCGAGGCCCGCCGAGGACAGGACCGTGCCGTCCACGCTCA is a genomic window containing:
- a CDS encoding AMP-dependent synthetase/ligase, translating into MKRMRDGSYTIKPTYKVGEHDIVPDMLAKRALLHPDQVAVEQRSSVGSTRSLTTSELQRQVEYTACGLIGLGVQAGDAVAILAPTSYEWLLLDLALLSIGAITVPIYESDSSAQIEHILTDAHVTRVFTATTQQAELVHSVAPEHTVAVDSFDRGAQRMIARAATGITITNVEQRRATISSSDIATIIYTSGTTGNPKGVALTHANFVATAEGARQVLGDVIDSPETRLLLFLPVAHVLARLVMHVILSGQGVLGFSPSIKNLLPDIQAFKPSVLLVVPRVLEKVYNAASSKAGGGFKGRMFAWSAKQARTFSVASAKTFGPGLFKKMRHGIADALVLKKIRSVLGPNLRYIVSGGAPLATDLAHFYAGMGITLIQGYGLSETTGPISVQQIGKNPVGGVGLPLPGNFIKIAKDGEILVRGQSVMPGYYHLPEQTAEVMPDGKWFHTGDLGSIDRKGQLTITGRKKELIVTAGGKNVSPEVLEDSLATHPLIANVIVVGDQRPYVGALFTLDADMLPDWLAKHGLPQCSPTEAAELPAVRESLEKAVERANKAVSRAESIRKFRIIDATFTVENGYVTPSMKLRRRKVITDYAHEIDALYGGPVSAEQPKKRGLFGRAKKN
- a CDS encoding HAD-IC family P-type ATPase, giving the protein MSADSLTIDEHGLSAAEVAERVARGAVNRVKDRTSRSVTSIIRENVLTLFNAIIVAASVIVLLFGDLRDGIFGGVMIINAVIGIVSELRAKRTLDSLAIVDAPQATVLRDGTLSVVPARDVVLDDVIDLTLGDQVSVDGTVLSSAGLEIDESLLTGESRPVKKKQGDQLLAGTSVVAGAGRMVATAVGERVYAQGLSEQARAFTRTVSEIQTSINRVLQVVSVMLLPIVVLTFYSQNRIAGGHGGDWREALVLSVASVIGMIPQGLVLLTSMNFAIGSATLARRGVLVQELPAVEVLARVDCLCLDKTGTLTTGGIRVRGVEVVSGDEAVVLRALASAASDRTNATAEAIWEHLGESECSGASERIEWSVPFSSARKWSAWGSGRESWILGAPEFVIDEASAANAELLAKVRGIAQEGSRVVALVHADEAVVDDELPARRSVAALVVLEEDLRPDAAETLDYFRSQDVHVRVISGDNPTTVGALAAQAGLTAPDGTPARLMDARDLPEDLTSEAFIDAIENHDVFGRVTPEQKRAMVGALQARDHCVAMTGDGVNDALALKDADLGIAMGNGTQATKAVAQIVLVDSKFSVLPGVLSEGRRIIANMERVSSLFLAKTTYAAVLVIVTALVGWRYPFLPRQFSYIDSLTIGIPAFFLALWPNPRRYVPGFLKRTLSLAMPTGIILAAAALTAFGIVDGPPQARESTAAILSLMLGAIWLLVITSRPLSTWKWVLLVSVISATVGGVLIPPVRHFFSMVAPSGYEWLVIACVGACAALLIEVAQRIFYARQFARSLEG
- a CDS encoding YciI family protein, which gives rise to MAFYAVEYVYNPSMTETMDEVRPTHRAFLSGLLEQGINIASGPLVGEIPGALILINAESQADVERILNEDPFYVAEVIQARLIREWNPVIRAF
- a CDS encoding AMP-dependent synthetase/ligase yields the protein MTVRRLADGSWESIATREATEDMNLPKMLHQRVASHPGQVAIERRSNVGAWRHVTMETFLGEADSIARGLIGIGLEAGDHLAILAPTSYEWALIDVAALSCGAITVPIYETDSASQIAHILADADVRIVITATTQQAELVESVRTDGVRHILSLDRGAERVLTGAAQGVSVEQVRERTDAVKLSDEATVIYTSGTTGMPKGVVLTHGNFISPMLQAYDFLPLLINDPKSRSLLFLPVAHVLARFVMYCLLAGQGITAFSPDTRNLVNDIATFKPTMLLVVPRVMEKVYNAAAAKAGGGIKGRMFAWAAKQARALSTATAYVDSPLPESAVAGPGPDTTPIPDASAMPSPGPSTALKLRGRVADALVLSKVRAILGPNLHTIISGGAPLALDLANFFRGLGITLLQGYGLSETTGPISVETPQDFPPDSVGFPWPGNRMKIAPDGELLVQGISVSKGYHNLPKATAEAYVDGWFKTGDLASIDDRGHLRITGRKKELIVTAGGKNVSPEILEESLSTHPLIANIIVVGDNRPYIGALIALDTEMLPEWLAAHGLPVVDAAQAANLPEVRDSLEKAIARANKAVSRAESIRRYRIVNAAFTVENGYMTPSLKLKRHRVLADYADEVDALYASGEAEKSQE
- a CDS encoding DNA cytosine methyltransferase, translating into MRLISLYSGAGGLDLGFAKAGFIPVFSADINRDAVDTYRTISKAVQGEWKNAAVLFENCDVRCGDVLAESNDLSAGDAEIVIGGPPCQGFSVGGKMDPEDLRIREVFHFLEVVKRVRPLVFVMENVEALATNVKWNHIREKMEQEVSGLYHTNIHVLNAADYGVPQLRRRMFFVGMIGMHASYAERLKEMVMIPIACGDALRKMPKFGQVGNNDCGNAQIVPAKNPVLRKSPYSGMLFNGHGRVINLSEPAPTIVASLGGNRTPIVDEKALRDGAEPWILQYHEELQNYPHKSYEQMLTDSPLRRITVEEAACLQSFPDDLKFAGHRSSRYSQIGNAVPPMLAYALANAIMADLK
- the uvrA gene encoding excinuclease ABC subunit UvrA — its product is MHDKLIIQGAREHNLKDVNLELPRDSMIVFTGLSGSGKSSLAFDTIFAEGQRRYVESLSSYARQFLGQMDKPDVDFIEGLSPAVSIDQKSTSRNPRSTVGTITEIHDYLRLLYARAGVAHCPECGARIQAQTPQQIVDRVRTMDEGTRFQVLSPVVRGRKGEYQDLIDELRSEGYTRAIIDDEMVRLENAPKLEKKLKHTIEVVVDRLVVREGMRQRLTDSVETALRLSDGLVVIDCVDLDADDPERRRRFSEKRACPNDHPLMLDEIEPRTFSFNAPYGACPDCSGLGFRLEVDPELVVPDEELSLADGAVIVWNSNFKYHKKLLESLSKELGFAMGTPWKSLPKKVKDAVLYGKDYEVTVKFRNRWGRERSYTTGFEGAVKYIERKREETESAAVSEKLDSYMREIPCPTCHGARLRPEVLAVRIGDKSIAELSDMSIADARAFLADVELEQRARSIAAPILTEIEARLAFLVDVGLTYLTLSRGAGTLSGGEAQRIRLATQIGSGLVGVLYVLDEPSIGLHQRDNRKLIATLERLRDLGNTLIVVEHDEETMEAADWIVDIGPGAGETGGWVVHSGPLSELLENRKSLTGQYLSGKRRIVLPPTRRPIDKKRVVTVKGARENNLKNVDVSFPLGVLTAVTGVSGSGKSTLVNGILYRTLASRLNGARMVPGRHRTITGIEQLDKVVHVDQSPIGRTPRSNPATYTGVWDQIRKLFAETQEAKVRGYGPGRFSFNVKGGRCESCKGDGTLKIEMNFLPDVYVPCEVCHGARYNRETLEVEYKGKTVADVLDMPIAEAAQFFAPISRIARHLNTLVEVGLGYVRLGQSATTLSGGEAQRVKLASELQRRSTGRTVYVLDEPTTGLHSEDIRKLLLVLQSLADKGNTVIVIEHNLDVIKSADWIIDMGPEGGAGGGTVVAQGTPEEVAKVGESFTGQYLAEVLAKEAARDAAAQ